One Scylla paramamosain isolate STU-SP2022 chromosome 5, ASM3559412v1, whole genome shotgun sequence genomic region harbors:
- the LOC135100772 gene encoding general transcription factor IIH subunit 2-like: MQEEEDPKEYRWESGYEKTWQTIQEDESGRLEPSVTEIIQRTKRRKLLDREASVRLGIMRHVYIILDYSQAMTEQDLKPTRQICTLKILEDFIKEFHDQNPISQLGIITTQNKVAKRNSDLSNNPQRHLDCIKKLQDVPCRGEPSLQNALEVALSSLRHLPPHTSREILIIYAALTTCDPGEIIATLQKVQEANIRVSVVGLAAELHVCKDITKNTGGSFSVSINDLHLKELINEHLEPPPASTKMDHTLIKVGFPHQINADAKPALCMCHLDDLPPLNTRGYYCPQCTAKYCDLPAECRVCGLMLVTAPHLARSYRHLFPLKHFNEILAEESSAKECYGCQKQFTATAADKNVYVCRTCQQVFCFNCDIFLHETVHSCPGCASNPTISQYTNT; encoded by the exons atgcaagaagaggaagacccaAAGGAGTACCGCTGGGAGAGCGGCTACGAGAAAACATGGCAA ACAATACAGGAAGACGAATCTGGCCGTCTGGAGCCATCAGTGACAGAGATAATCCAACGGACAAAGCGACGCAAGTTGCTGGACAGAGAGGCGAGTGTGCGCCTTGGAATCATGAGGCACGTGTACATCATCCTGGACTACTCACAGGCCATGACAGAGCAAGACCTCAAACCTACACGCCAGATCTGCACATTAAAG ATTCTAGAGGACTTCATCAAGGAGTTTCATGACCAGAACCCAatcagccagctaggcattatCACAACTCAAAATAAGGTTGCCAAGAGGAACAGTGATCTCAGCAATAATCCTCAACGCCACCTTGAC TGTATCAAGAAATTACAAGATGTTCCTTGTCGTGGAGAGCCATCACTACAGAATGCCCTGGAAGTGGCCCTTTCCTCTCTAcgacatcttcctcctcatacgTCAAGAGAGATCCTGATTATCTATGCAGCCCTGACAACCTGTGACCCAGGAGAAATTATTGCCACCTTACAA AAAGTACAAGAAGCTAACATTCGGGTGTCAGTGGTGGGCCTGGCTGCAGAGCTCCATGTGTGTAAGGATATCACTAAGAACACTGGCGGGTCCTTCTCTGTGTCCATCAATGACCTCCACCTTAAGGAACTCATTAATGAACACCTGGAACCTCCCCCAGCCTCCACTAAGATGGACCACACCCTCATCAAAGTTGGCTTCCCACACCAGATTAATGCTGACGCCAAGCCTGCCCTCTGCATGTG CCACTTGGATGACCTCCCGCCACTCAACACTCGTGGTTACTACTGTCCTCAGTGCACTGCCAAGTACTGTGACCTGCCAGCTGAGTGTCGTGTGTGTGGCCTCATGTTGGTCACTGCGCCACATCTTGCTCGCTCTTACAG GCACCTATTCCCCCTGAAACATTTTAATGAAATACTAGCAGAGGAGAGTTCTGCCAAGGAGTGTTATGGATGCCAAAAGCAATTCACTGCAACTGCTGCTGATAAAAAT GTATATGTGTGCAGGACATGCCAGCAAGTGTTCTGTTTTAACTGTGACATCTTCCTGCATGAGACAGTCCACTCATGTCCAGGCTGTGCCTCAAACCCAACCATTTCACAGTACACCAACACCTGA